The Vibrio bathopelagicus genomic sequence TTTGTAACTCATATCGCTACCTCCCTATTCATTGTCTAATTAAAGATTAGCACTATGTGATGCCTTTTTTTGCTGAAGTGATCTCATATCCATCGTCTTGCGTACTGGTTGCACAAATTGTTGGTTAAGTAATGGTCAGCGAGATATTCATTAAATAGTGATATAGTAGAGAAAATCAAGGTGTAATCAGGAGACTTAAATGCTGTCTAAAACAATGGTTGAGCAACTCAACGATCAAATTAATCTAGAATTTTTCTCATCCAACCTATACTTACAAATGAGTGCTTGGTGTGAAGACAAAGGATTTGAAGGTGCAGCAGAGTTTCTGCGTGTTCATGCAGTAGAAGAAATGGAACACATGCAGCGTCTTTTCACTTACGTTAGTGAAACAGGTGCAATGCCAATTCTAGGTGCGATTGAAGCGCCAAAACATGAATTCGACAGCCTTGGTGCCGTGTTCCGTGAAACATACGAACATGAGCAAATGATCACTGAAAAAATCAACAAACTGGCTCACGTTGCTTTTACATCACAAGATTACTCAACCTTTAACTTCCTGCAATGGTACGTTGCAGAGCAACACGAAGAAGAGAAGTTGTTTAAAGGTGTATTGGATAAGCTAGAGCTCGTTGGTGAAGACGGTAAAGCACTGTTCTTTATTGATAAAGACCTAGCGCAATTGGCAAAAGATGGTTCATCTTCAATTATGGAAGCTCCTGCAGTTTAGGCTGTAAGAAAAAGACACTGATTATCTTTTTCTCTTGAGTATTCCCTTGAAGATGTAGGGAGGAAAGGATGATCAGCGGCGACACTATTCTATTTGCACTAATGGTTGTGACATGCGTGAACTGGGCGCGATATCTTACTGCGCTAAGAACGCTTATTTATATCATGCGAGAAGCTCACCCCTTGCTTTACCAACAAGTCGACGGTGGTGGATTTTTCACAACCCATGGCAATATGACTAAACAAGTGCGCTTGTTCAGTTACATTAAAAGTAAAGAATATCACCATCATCACGATACAGTATTTGCGACAAAATGTGATCGTGTGAGACAGTTGTTTAT encodes the following:
- the ftnA gene encoding non-heme ferritin, coding for MLSKTMVEQLNDQINLEFFSSNLYLQMSAWCEDKGFEGAAEFLRVHAVEEMEHMQRLFTYVSETGAMPILGAIEAPKHEFDSLGAVFRETYEHEQMITEKINKLAHVAFTSQDYSTFNFLQWYVAEQHEEEKLFKGVLDKLELVGEDGKALFFIDKDLAQLAKDGSSSIMEAPAV
- the uspB gene encoding universal stress protein UspB, producing the protein MISGDTILFALMVVTCVNWARYLTALRTLIYIMREAHPLLYQQVDGGGFFTTHGNMTKQVRLFSYIKSKEYHHHHDTVFATKCDRVRQLFILSVSLLGVTLLSSFIV